In Nitrospira sp. MA-1, the following proteins share a genomic window:
- a CDS encoding DUF433 domain-containing protein: MKNLSRITTDPQVMGGKPCIRGLRITVGTIVGLIAKGHSRDEILKLYPYLEEADIPEALTYAAWRAEEVEVPLGHL; encoded by the coding sequence ATGAAAAATTTGTCCAGAATTACTACAGATCCTCAAGTCATGGGTGGCAAACCTTGCATCCGAGGACTGCGAATTACAGTCGGAACAATTGTGGGACTTATCGCTAAGGGACATTCCAGGGATGAGATTCTCAAGCTCTATCCGTACTTAGAAGAAGCCGACATCCCGGAGGCATTAACCTACGCTGCCTGGCGTGCGGAAGAGGTTGAGGTTCCTCTGGGGCACCTGTGA
- a CDS encoding group 1 truncated hemoglobin gives MSQESLYERLGGYEGILAFTNDLLPRLQSDPQLGRFWQNRGDDGIARERQLLIDYLCANAGGPMYYTGRDMKLSHKGMKISERDWAIFLEHAGATMKALDVPRQECDEVAVFVSSLKPDIVEV, from the coding sequence ATGAGTCAAGAGTCACTGTATGAACGTCTTGGCGGGTACGAGGGCATTCTCGCGTTTACAAATGATTTGCTTCCCCGGTTGCAATCCGACCCTCAATTGGGGCGATTCTGGCAGAATCGAGGTGATGACGGGATAGCCAGGGAGCGCCAACTCCTTATTGATTATTTGTGTGCCAATGCCGGAGGTCCGATGTACTACACCGGCCGCGATATGAAGCTCTCCCATAAAGGCATGAAAATCAGCGAACGTGATTGGGCGATTTTCCTTGAACATGCCGGGGCGACGATGAAGGCGTTGGACGTTCCGCGGCAGGAATGTGACGAGGTGGCGGTGTTTGTCTCCAGCTTGAAGCCGGATATCGTCGAAGTCTAA
- a CDS encoding FAD-binding oxidoreductase — protein MKPLEHAMIDKFKTHFGGEALLPGDAGYDEVRQIWNAMIDRRPALIARCVSTEDVVQAVGFARKHNLLVSIRSGGHNIAGNAVCDDGLMIDLSLMKNVQVDPKARRATVEPGCTLADFDAAAQAHGLATPLGINSTTGVAGLTLGGGFGWLSRKYGMTIDNLLSAHVVTAEGRQVHASATEHEDLFWGLRGGGGNLGIVTSFEFQLHPVGPDVLSGLIVFPFDQAKSVLTQFARFTETMPDELAVWMVTRKAPPLPFLPTEVHGKEIVALALCYAGDPTLGKKLIEPLRRFGTAHGEHIGVQPYMAWQQAFDPLLTRGARNYWKSHNFSELSHGAIDAVIQYVGTFPSPQCEIFVAAIGGQTARVAPEAMAYSSRDANYVMNVHARWEGAADDEACIAWAREFFAASQPFASGGAYINFLTQDETDRIAFAYGATYNRLVELKKKYDPTNLFRMNQNVRPV, from the coding sequence ATGAAACCGTTAGAACACGCCATGATCGACAAATTCAAGACACACTTCGGGGGGGAGGCACTTCTTCCTGGCGACGCCGGCTATGACGAGGTGCGGCAGATCTGGAACGCCATGATCGACCGCCGTCCCGCGTTGATTGCCCGCTGTGTGTCAACTGAAGATGTCGTCCAGGCGGTCGGGTTCGCGCGCAAGCACAACCTGCTTGTCTCGATCCGAAGCGGCGGGCACAACATCGCGGGGAACGCCGTCTGCGACGACGGCCTCATGATTGACCTCTCGCTGATGAAGAATGTTCAAGTGGATCCGAAGGCTCGCCGGGCGACCGTCGAGCCCGGCTGCACCCTTGCCGATTTCGACGCGGCCGCGCAGGCCCACGGCCTCGCCACCCCGCTGGGCATCAACTCGACCACGGGCGTGGCCGGCCTGACGCTCGGAGGCGGGTTCGGCTGGCTGAGCCGGAAGTACGGTATGACCATCGACAACCTGCTTTCCGCGCATGTCGTCACGGCGGAGGGGCGTCAAGTGCATGCCAGCGCAACGGAACACGAAGACCTCTTCTGGGGGCTGCGTGGTGGTGGTGGGAACTTGGGTATTGTCACCAGCTTTGAGTTTCAACTCCATCCCGTCGGGCCGGACGTCTTAAGCGGGCTCATTGTCTTCCCCTTCGACCAGGCGAAGTCGGTGCTGACGCAGTTCGCCCGTTTCACCGAGACGATGCCGGACGAGCTTGCCGTCTGGATGGTCACCCGGAAGGCGCCCCCTCTGCCCTTTCTACCGACGGAGGTCCACGGGAAAGAGATCGTCGCCCTTGCATTGTGCTACGCGGGTGACCCCACTCTGGGCAAGAAGCTGATCGAGCCGCTGCGCAGGTTCGGCACGGCTCACGGTGAGCACATCGGCGTGCAGCCCTACATGGCCTGGCAACAGGCCTTCGATCCGCTCCTGACGCGGGGTGCGCGCAACTACTGGAAGTCCCATAACTTTTCGGAACTGAGTCACGGCGCGATCGACGCCGTTATTCAATATGTCGGCACCTTTCCGTCGCCGCAATGCGAGATTTTCGTCGCTGCGATCGGTGGCCAGACGGCCCGCGTCGCGCCCGAGGCGATGGCCTACTCAAGCCGGGACGCCAACTACGTGATGAACGTGCATGCCCGTTGGGAGGGAGCTGCCGATGACGAGGCCTGCATCGCCTGGGCGCGCGAATTCTTTGCCGCGTCACAGCCGTTTGCCAGCGGTGGTGCGTACATCAACTTCCTCACCCAAGACGAGACCGACCGCATTGCGTTCGCCTACGGTGCGACGTACAACCGGTTGGTGGAGCTTAAGAAGAAGTACGACCCGACGAACCTCTTCCGGATGAACCAGAACGTCAGGCCGGTCTGA
- a CDS encoding FAD-binding oxidoreductase — protein sequence MKALQSRIAGKVTVATDAGYEDLRRSLIWNQLTPGRYPQVVVQVANEQDVIEAVRFARAQNLKVAVRGGGHSWVGFSLCDGSLLIDLGRLNQVSIDPMSRTAVVQPAVTGRELNRQLSAHGLAFPVGHCPSVPMSGFLLNGGLGWNSNIWGPACFSVEAAHVVTADGTLVVVNQEQHADLLWAIRGAGPGFFGVLTQFVLKLYPVPRAITTSTYFYPLSHMEEVGAWAEGIAGQLPREVELAMFCAPAPPAYIEQCRSGNGFVCLLTATAFLDSQRDAAARLNLLEACPVLSECLGKEVVQPTSLDALLDKGGMLWPDYHRALAETFWSNSSPVRPLATMRESFLHAPSSKSLGACIFATGSESSAAMLPAAAFSMTARTLLLCYAIWERPEDDDANRAWHCETIAALNRFAVGHYVGESDIIEELVRAERSFAPANWQRLQSLRHTYDPDRLFHTHFGTG from the coding sequence GTGAAGGCTCTGCAGAGTCGGATTGCGGGCAAGGTGACGGTTGCGACCGACGCCGGGTACGAAGATCTCAGGCGCTCGCTCATTTGGAATCAGTTGACGCCGGGGCGTTATCCGCAGGTGGTTGTGCAGGTGGCGAATGAGCAGGATGTCATCGAGGCTGTCCGGTTTGCTCGCGCTCAGAATTTGAAAGTTGCCGTGCGAGGCGGGGGGCATAGTTGGGTCGGGTTTTCGTTGTGCGACGGGAGCCTGTTGATAGATCTCGGGCGTCTGAACCAGGTTTCGATTGACCCTATGAGTCGCACGGCAGTGGTTCAACCGGCGGTGACGGGGCGGGAGTTAAACCGGCAGTTGTCCGCGCATGGGTTGGCCTTTCCCGTGGGACATTGCCCTTCGGTCCCCATGAGCGGATTTTTACTGAATGGCGGTTTGGGCTGGAACTCTAATATATGGGGACCGGCCTGCTTTAGCGTCGAGGCGGCCCATGTTGTGACGGCCGATGGCACCTTAGTCGTGGTTAATCAGGAGCAACATGCCGACTTACTCTGGGCAATTCGCGGGGCGGGGCCTGGCTTTTTCGGGGTGTTGACTCAATTCGTTCTCAAGCTGTATCCGGTGCCGCGGGCTATTACGACCAGCACTTACTTTTACCCGTTGTCACACATGGAAGAGGTTGGCGCATGGGCAGAGGGAATTGCCGGACAGTTGCCGCGAGAGGTGGAATTGGCGATGTTCTGCGCTCCGGCGCCACCGGCCTATATCGAACAGTGCCGGTCCGGCAACGGCTTTGTCTGTCTCCTGACTGCGACGGCCTTTCTCGATTCCCAACGTGATGCCGCTGCCAGGCTCAACCTCCTGGAGGCTTGTCCCGTTTTATCCGAATGTCTGGGAAAGGAAGTGGTCCAGCCGACTTCGCTGGACGCCTTGCTCGATAAGGGGGGGATGTTATGGCCGGACTACCATCGCGCCCTGGCGGAAACGTTTTGGTCGAACTCTTCACCTGTACGGCCGTTGGCGACGATGCGCGAGTCCTTTTTGCACGCGCCGTCATCAAAGTCACTGGGGGCATGCATATTTGCCACCGGTTCGGAGAGTAGTGCTGCAATGCTCCCCGCCGCCGCATTTTCGATGACAGCCAGGACGTTACTTCTCTGCTATGCGATATGGGAACGGCCGGAGGATGATGATGCGAACAGGGCATGGCATTGTGAGACAATTGCGGCATTGAACCGGTTTGCGGTGGGTCATTACGTGGGCGAGTCCGACATTATCGAGGAACTGGTACGCGCCGAACGGTCGTTCGCGCCTGCGAACTGGCAACGCCTCCAGTCGCTGCGCCATACCTACGACCCTGATAGACTTTTTCATACCCACTTCGGGACAGGGTGA
- the sugE gene encoding quaternary ammonium compound efflux SMR transporter SugE → MNWAILIIAGLFEVAWAIGLKYTEGFTRLWPTVGTVLAMVISLGLLGIAMKTLPVGTAYAVWVGVGAVGTAILGIFLFEEQANPARLVSLALILAGIVGLKLATHA, encoded by the coding sequence ATGAACTGGGCGATTCTTATTATTGCCGGATTATTCGAAGTCGCATGGGCAATTGGGCTCAAATACACGGAGGGCTTTACGCGTCTGTGGCCGACTGTCGGGACTGTGCTGGCCATGGTAATCAGCCTTGGCTTGCTTGGTATTGCAATGAAAACACTTCCCGTCGGGACGGCTTATGCGGTTTGGGTCGGTGTCGGTGCTGTCGGTACTGCCATATTGGGAATCTTCTTGTTTGAGGAGCAGGCGAATCCCGCGCGACTGGTTAGTCTGGCATTGATCCTTGCAGGCATCGTTGGCCTCAAGCTCGCAACCCATGCCTAA
- a CDS encoding TfoX/Sxy family protein, with product MSEYVEFLKEVFEEFGPIHPRRMFGGYGLFHDGLMFGLVADDVLYLKADEALAPFFEERELEPFQYKKHGKTFTMSYYMAPEEIFEDTAEAKGWALRSYEAAVRAKKPVKKVKQKKSRSRFNL from the coding sequence ATGAGCGAATACGTGGAATTTCTCAAAGAGGTGTTCGAGGAATTCGGACCCATTCATCCACGCCGCATGTTTGGCGGGTATGGGCTCTTCCATGATGGATTGATGTTCGGGCTGGTGGCGGATGATGTGTTGTATTTGAAAGCTGACGAGGCATTGGCCCCATTTTTTGAGGAACGGGAATTAGAGCCCTTCCAGTATAAAAAACACGGCAAGACATTCACCATGTCCTACTATATGGCCCCCGAGGAGATCTTTGAGGATACGGCGGAGGCGAAGGGCTGGGCGCTTCGGTCGTATGAGGCGGCCGTTCGTGCAAAAAAGCCGGTGAAGAAGGTCAAGCAAAAAAAAAGCCGGTCACGGTTTAATCTTTAG
- a CDS encoding dihydrofolate reductase family protein: protein MIGTVYIATSVDGFIARENGGIDWLPGVGDAGTEDYGYHEFIDSVDAIVMGRASYEMALSFGAWLYGEKPVVVLSSRPVAIRKDIARTVESMNAPPHEVVQRLAGRGWRHLYIDGGKTIQGFLREDLIHRLIITKVPILLGTGVPLFGSLSHEIHLEHLDTRSFENGLVQSHYEVRRNIAG from the coding sequence ATGATCGGGACGGTCTATATTGCCACCAGCGTTGATGGTTTTATCGCCCGCGAGAATGGCGGTATCGACTGGCTTCCCGGGGTGGGAGATGCCGGGACGGAGGATTACGGGTATCATGAATTCATTGATTCTGTTGATGCCATTGTTATGGGACGGGCCTCATATGAGATGGCATTATCCTTCGGGGCATGGCTCTATGGGGAAAAGCCCGTGGTGGTGCTCAGCAGTCGTCCGGTGGCTATTCGCAAGGACATCGCAAGAACAGTCGAGTCCATGAATGCACCACCGCATGAGGTGGTGCAACGCCTGGCGGGACGTGGATGGAGGCATCTCTATATTGACGGGGGCAAGACCATTCAAGGATTCCTTCGCGAAGACTTGATTCACCGACTGATCATTACGAAGGTTCCAATTCTTCTCGGCACGGGCGTTCCCTTGTTCGGGTCGCTTTCCCACGAGATCCACTTGGAGCATCTTGACACACGATCGTTTGAAAACGGTTTGGTGCAAAGCCACTATGAGGTGCGACGGAATATCGCCGGGTAG
- a CDS encoding 4-oxalocrotonate tautomerase family protein, producing MPYVNIQMTTGASREQKAELVKDVTDSLVRVLGKNPDHIHVVIQEINEEDWGFSGLLTDEWKKQQDRSSSSK from the coding sequence ATGCCATACGTGAATATTCAAATGACGACGGGTGCCTCCAGAGAGCAGAAGGCGGAATTGGTGAAAGACGTCACTGATTCCCTGGTTCGCGTGTTGGGAAAAAATCCGGATCACATCCATGTCGTGATTCAAGAGATTAACGAGGAAGACTGGGGATTTTCCGGACTTCTGACTGATGAATGGAAAAAGCAACAGGACCGATCGTCCTCAAGCAAATGA
- a CDS encoding GNAT family N-acetyltransferase has translation MTINHLGAVGPMNLRLRHGGPSDAEPCGTICYEAFKSIAEQHNFPPDFPAPDIAVQLFSHLFSRPDLHSVVAEVDGRVVGSNFLWENAVIAGVGPITVDPAVQNGAVGRRLMEHVLERAQEIRFASVRLVQAAYHNRSLSLYTKLGFQAREPLSTIQGPALGLSISGHAVRQAVEKDLAGCNRLCLQVHGHERESELLDAIKQQTATVVERDGRISGYATLVGFFGHAVAENNEDLKAIIGAATGFPGPGFLLPTRNSDLLRWCLEKGLRVVQPMTLMSMGLYHEPDGAFLPSVVY, from the coding sequence ATGACGATTAACCATTTGGGGGCAGTGGGACCTATGAACCTCAGACTGCGCCATGGTGGCCCTTCCGATGCTGAACCGTGTGGCACGATCTGTTACGAAGCGTTTAAGTCCATAGCCGAACAACATAATTTTCCTCCTGATTTTCCTGCCCCGGATATTGCCGTTCAGTTATTTTCTCACCTGTTCTCGCGTCCTGACCTTCATTCAGTCGTAGCTGAAGTGGACGGGCGAGTCGTCGGGAGTAATTTCCTCTGGGAGAATGCCGTTATTGCCGGGGTCGGTCCGATCACCGTGGACCCGGCGGTCCAAAATGGGGCCGTGGGTAGACGCCTGATGGAACATGTGTTGGAGCGGGCGCAGGAGATCCGTTTCGCGAGCGTCCGGTTAGTGCAAGCGGCCTATCACAATCGTTCACTGTCTCTCTATACCAAATTAGGTTTCCAAGCCCGTGAACCGCTTTCGACGATTCAGGGTCCGGCCCTTGGTCTCTCGATATCCGGCCACGCTGTTCGTCAGGCGGTTGAAAAGGATTTGGCGGGTTGCAATCGGTTGTGTCTTCAGGTCCATGGGCACGAACGGGAATCCGAACTGCTGGACGCCATCAAACAACAGACGGCCACCGTGGTCGAACGCGATGGTCGCATTTCGGGGTATGCCACTCTGGTTGGTTTTTTTGGCCATGCGGTTGCCGAGAACAATGAAGACCTGAAGGCGATCATCGGTGCGGCTACCGGTTTTCCCGGTCCGGGATTTTTGCTCCCCACGCGCAATAGTGATCTGCTTCGCTGGTGTCTGGAAAAAGGGCTGCGGGTCGTTCAGCCCATGACGCTGATGAGTATGGGGTTGTATCACGAACCCGACGGGGCCTTTCTGCCTTCTGTGGTGTATTAA
- a CDS encoding DedA family protein/thiosulfate sulfurtransferase GlpE, translated as MNEISIFVSEYGGIVLFAIVFAEQVGLPIPAVPVLLAAGALAGAGQMDLGVAIVLSIVACLAGDVVWYEVGRRRGRQALSLLCRISLEPDFCVRRTENFFTRHGIRALIFAKFLPGLSTLAPAMAGLFGIRFTRFLGYDGLGAGLWALAFVLPGYVFSSEIEAIAAQQSRAGLVFLMAMGIGLVAYIAYKFAHRQWVLRELRMARISVDELKGMMDKGHEVFVLDLRGALDHEADPYTIPGALRMTADELEQRHADIPRQSDVILFCACPNEATAAMMALMLRRRGITKVRPLAGGIDAWRERNFPLEATSSVASTGLVAG; from the coding sequence GTGAACGAAATCAGCATATTCGTATCTGAGTATGGCGGAATTGTGTTGTTTGCCATCGTCTTCGCCGAGCAAGTCGGCCTTCCGATTCCGGCAGTCCCGGTATTATTGGCGGCCGGTGCCCTGGCGGGTGCCGGGCAGATGGATCTCGGTGTCGCCATTGTTCTTTCTATCGTCGCCTGTCTGGCTGGCGATGTGGTGTGGTACGAGGTGGGCCGGCGTCGAGGCCGGCAAGCCCTCAGTCTTCTCTGCCGCATTTCATTGGAACCTGATTTTTGCGTGCGGCGGACCGAGAATTTTTTTACCCGTCATGGCATCCGCGCGCTGATTTTCGCAAAGTTTCTGCCGGGCTTAAGCACGCTCGCGCCGGCGATGGCCGGTCTCTTTGGAATCAGATTCACTCGTTTCCTGGGCTATGACGGACTGGGTGCGGGACTCTGGGCGCTGGCGTTTGTGTTGCCTGGGTATGTCTTCAGCAGTGAGATCGAAGCCATTGCCGCCCAACAATCCCGCGCCGGTCTGGTCTTTCTGATGGCGATGGGTATCGGCCTCGTGGCCTACATTGCTTATAAGTTTGCCCACCGGCAATGGGTGTTGCGCGAGTTGCGGATGGCCCGCATTTCGGTGGACGAGCTGAAAGGGATGATGGACAAGGGCCATGAGGTCTTCGTGTTGGATCTGCGCGGTGCGTTGGATCACGAAGCGGACCCCTACACCATTCCAGGAGCTCTCCGCATGACCGCGGATGAATTAGAACAGCGGCATGCCGACATTCCGCGACAGAGTGATGTTATTCTATTCTGTGCCTGCCCGAACGAAGCGACTGCTGCCATGATGGCGTTAATGTTGCGGAGGCGGGGAATTACGAAAGTACGGCCTCTTGCCGGAGGCATCGACGCCTGGCGCGAACGGAACTTTCCTCTTGAAGCCACATCGTCGGTTGCCTCCACTGGTCTTGTGGCCGGGTGA
- a CDS encoding FAD-dependent oxidoreductase: protein MAVSDLQSIAFPILDEFQIGELSRCAAATPKLYPDGATLFAIGDRNFKFHVIKSGEVEIFDYSGDEPKTLTVHHQGGFTGDISHLTGNPSVVSAVAKGDCEVYEISGDALMQVLNQCPVLSDIILQAFIARRQLLHKSADFTGLRVIGSRYSADTFRVRDFLAKNHVLFTWVDVETDPQVDRLLKHFGVTEADTPVVACSKMLLLRNPSNRDLADGIGIRHPLAAAVYDLVVVGAGPAGLAAAVYGASEGLRTAVLERTAPGGQAGTSMRIENYLGFPTGVTGSELTDRAIIQANKFGVRLSVPSPVTHLTFDKTYSIIHLDGEESITTKCLLIATGVDYRRLGAEDEEKFEGRGVYFAATPVEAQMCRGGQVAVVGGGNSAGQAAVFLAGQARKVFLVIRGDDLYKNMSSYLARRIEQTANIEILRHTTVRRMHGNGYLGSIDIANSQTGEERTVEMAAVFTFIGAVPRTDWLPTEIERDAKGFVRTGTILAQTSQWTSLRPPFLLETSRPGVFAAGDVRADSIKRVASAVGEGAMAVQFVHEYLKEL, encoded by the coding sequence ATGGCCGTATCAGACCTTCAATCTATCGCCTTCCCAATTCTCGACGAATTCCAAATCGGCGAGCTCAGTCGTTGTGCGGCCGCCACGCCAAAGTTGTATCCGGACGGAGCGACGCTGTTTGCCATCGGGGACCGTAACTTCAAATTCCATGTTATCAAATCAGGTGAAGTCGAAATCTTTGACTATTCCGGAGATGAGCCAAAGACCCTGACGGTTCATCATCAAGGGGGGTTCACCGGCGATATCTCTCACCTCACCGGCAATCCTTCGGTGGTGAGTGCTGTGGCCAAGGGCGATTGTGAAGTGTACGAGATCTCAGGGGATGCGCTCATGCAGGTCCTGAATCAGTGTCCGGTCCTGAGTGACATCATCCTCCAGGCATTCATCGCCCGGCGGCAACTCCTGCACAAGTCGGCTGATTTTACCGGTCTGCGGGTTATCGGCTCCCGTTATTCGGCCGACACCTTCCGGGTCCGGGATTTCCTGGCTAAGAACCATGTGCTCTTTACCTGGGTGGATGTGGAGACGGACCCGCAGGTGGACCGGCTTCTTAAGCATTTTGGCGTGACTGAAGCCGACACGCCCGTGGTGGCCTGCAGCAAGATGCTGCTTCTCCGCAACCCATCGAACCGCGACCTGGCTGACGGCATCGGTATCCGCCATCCCTTGGCGGCGGCGGTGTACGATTTAGTTGTGGTGGGAGCCGGTCCCGCAGGTTTAGCCGCGGCGGTCTATGGTGCCTCGGAAGGGTTACGGACGGCCGTGCTCGAGCGCACGGCTCCCGGCGGGCAAGCCGGCACCAGTATGAGGATAGAAAACTATCTTGGTTTTCCCACCGGCGTGACGGGTAGCGAACTCACCGACCGTGCCATTATCCAAGCCAATAAATTCGGTGTCCGCCTATCTGTCCCGTCGCCGGTCACACATCTGACATTCGACAAAACTTATTCCATTATACATCTCGACGGAGAGGAATCGATCACGACGAAATGCCTGTTGATCGCCACCGGTGTCGATTATCGCCGACTCGGTGCCGAGGATGAGGAGAAATTTGAGGGAAGGGGTGTGTACTTCGCCGCAACTCCCGTTGAAGCCCAAATGTGTCGGGGAGGCCAGGTGGCAGTCGTGGGTGGAGGCAATTCTGCAGGCCAGGCTGCGGTGTTTCTTGCGGGGCAGGCCAGGAAGGTCTTTCTCGTGATTCGCGGTGATGACCTGTACAAGAATATGTCGAGTTATCTGGCCAGACGGATTGAACAGACCGCCAACATTGAGATTCTTCGTCACACGACGGTCCGCCGGATGCACGGGAATGGATACCTCGGTTCCATCGACATTGCCAATAGCCAAACGGGTGAGGAGCGAACAGTAGAGATGGCTGCCGTATTCACTTTCATTGGAGCCGTGCCACGAACCGACTGGTTGCCGACGGAGATCGAGCGGGACGCGAAAGGGTTTGTCCGGACCGGCACCATACTGGCACAGACCTCACAGTGGACTTCTCTCCGGCCACCGTTCCTGCTGGAGACCAGCCGTCCTGGCGTTTTCGCGGCCGGGGACGTGCGCGCCGATTCGATTAAACGCGTCGCCTCGGCCGTCGGTGAAGGCGCGATGGCTGTACAGTTCGTGCATGAATACCTCAAGGAATTGTAA
- a CDS encoding UBP-type zinc finger domain-containing protein: MSQSSCSHLDQIRNVKPGAAVCEECVTLNDRWVHLRMCLICGQVGCCDSSKNKHATKHFQATSHPIIRSIEPGEQWRWCYLDELFME, from the coding sequence ATGTCCCAATCATCCTGCAGCCATCTCGATCAGATTCGCAACGTGAAACCGGGCGCCGCTGTCTGCGAAGAATGTGTCACTCTGAATGACCGGTGGGTCCATTTGCGAATGTGCCTCATCTGTGGTCAGGTCGGATGTTGCGATTCTTCAAAGAACAAGCATGCGACGAAGCATTTTCAGGCGACCAGTCATCCCATCATCCGCTCTATCGAACCAGGGGAACAATGGCGGTGGTGTTACCTGGATGAGCTGTTCATGGAATAG
- a CDS encoding putative molybdenum carrier protein: MVHRIVSGGQTGADRAALDFALHLGIECGGWVPNGRMAEDGVIPARYQNLVETEFDDPSIRTEYNVRDSDATLLITRGAPAGGSAFTVEAAMRLGKPVLHVDLLRESVEQIAPRVCQWLQDWHPVILNVAGSRASEDREIYNFTTVVLKCVFSALKSRMNIGPEL; the protein is encoded by the coding sequence ATGGTTCATCGAATTGTCTCCGGCGGCCAAACGGGTGCTGACCGTGCAGCCCTTGATTTCGCGCTTCATTTAGGAATTGAGTGTGGCGGGTGGGTTCCGAATGGGCGGATGGCAGAAGACGGCGTCATTCCCGCACGTTACCAGAACCTCGTCGAGACAGAATTCGACGATCCGAGCATCCGGACCGAGTATAATGTGCGGGACTCAGATGCTACGTTGCTCATCACCCGTGGGGCACCGGCCGGAGGGTCGGCATTCACGGTTGAAGCCGCCATGCGTCTGGGCAAGCCTGTTCTTCATGTCGATCTCCTTCGAGAATCGGTGGAACAGATCGCGCCTCGGGTATGCCAGTGGTTGCAAGATTGGCATCCGGTCATCCTTAATGTGGCCGGGTCTAGAGCCAGCGAAGATCGTGAAATTTATAATTTCACTACAGTTGTGTTGAAATGTGTCTTTTCTGCGCTGAAAAGCAGGATGAACATTGGGCCCGAATTATAA